ATCGATGGACGCAGGCCATAGGCCTGCAGCTTTTTCTGATAGTCGTAAGAACAATATTGGCTGCCGCGATCGGAGTGGAAAAGGCAGCCCTCTGGAGGCTGGCGCAGGCGCACCGCCATATCCAGCGCCCTGATCGCCAGGTCCTTCTTCATCCTGTCGCTGACTGCCCAGCCCACGACACGCCGACTATGCAGATCGAGAATGACGGCAAGGTAGAGCCAGCCCTCCGACGTCCAGATATAGGTGATGTCGCCCGCCCATTTACGGTTGGGCGCATCGGCGGCAAAGTCGCCGTCCAGCCAGTTCGCCGCGACACCCAGGCGATGATGGCTGTCAGTCGTCACCTTGTGCCTGCGCGTGCGGACCGGCTTGATCGCGTTGATCCGCATCAGCCGTCCGACACGACGCTCGCCGACATCGAGCCCCACCTCCTTCAGCTCCATCGTCATTCTCGGACGACCATAGCTGCCAAGGCTCAGGCTATATTGCTCCCGGATATGGGCCAGCACCTTCATGTCCGTCCGCTCCCGATGGCTGATCGGACGCGAACGCCAGGAACGGTAGCCGCGCTCGCTGACCTGCAAGACACGACACATCAACTCCACCGGCCAACGGTGTCGCCAGCTGTGCACAAAGGCGAACCTCACGGCTTTTGGCTCGCGAAGAACTGAGTTGCCTTTTTTAGCACTTCCCTCTCCTCCCGCAGTACGCGGTTCTCCAGGCGAGGCCGTTCATTCTCCCGCGCAAGATCTGCCTGCGGCGCTGTCACCAGGTCAGATGGGCGATAGTGCGAAACCCATTTGTTCAGGGTCGATTTGCCGATCCCCAAATCCGACGCGACCCGATCACGTGGCAACCCGCTGGTCAGCGCAATACGCACCGCCTCCTGCTTAAACTCTTCACTATGCTTGATCATCTCGTCGGTCTCCTTGAACGAGCCTTAAACCCTCAAGTGACCGGCACAAAACCGTTACAAGTCCAATGATGATAACGATCTGAACGCGGCCGCAAGGACCGGGACAACCCGTGGAGCTGTCGGAGCCACGAGCTCGCCGGACTGAATGGGACCCGACCAGCGGACAGCATCAGGGCCAGCGGTCTATACATGCCGCACCAACAGGCTGGACAGATGACCGCACCCTGTCAGATTAAATCATCAAACCTATTTTACCCCTTGCAGCGCAGGGGCCATCCACAAATGACATCCCCAGTCGGAAATCTATTGCGCGCCCGTCAAAAAGATATTGCCCAGGCACACTTTTGCGCGCTTACAAGCCAGACGCATCGCGGTGGCGGTGGCGGCCCCGACGCCGGTCGCTGCCCCAAAAATGATCGCGCTATGCCCTTGCAACTTGCTCATGAATATTGGTTCCCGGTGGTGTCAAAAGGATGGCCCTGCCCTCCCCGCGCCGTTAACCTAGGCGGATGAGCAAGACGCGAAATCCGTTCAGATATTTTCACTCATCGCCTGAGGTGATCCGCCTCGTGGTGATGATGTACGTCAGGTTTCCGTTGTCGCTGCGCAATGTCGAAGACCTGCTTTTTGAGAGAGGGATCGATCTTTGCCATGAGACGGTCCGCCTGTGGTGGAATAGATTTGGCCCTCTCTTTGCAGCCGACATTCGCCGCCAGCGTGTGCAACGAATGCGTGGTTTTCCGCACTGGCGCTGGCACCTTGACGAGATGTACGTCCGGCTGAACGGTGAGATGGTGTATCTCTGGCGCGCCGTTGACCACGAAGGTGAAGTTCTCGAAAGCTACGTCACGAAGAAACGGGATAAAGCTGCGGCTTTGCGCTTCATGAAGAAAACACTGAAGCGTCACGGTCAGACTGACAAGATCGTTACCGACGGGCTGCGTTGTTATCCTGCTGCGATGAAGGACCTGGGCAATCTCGAGTGCCGCGAGGTGGGCCGCTACCTCAACAACAGGGTTGAAAATTCACACTTGCCCTTCCGGCGAAGAGAACGTGCCATGCAACGATTCCGGCAGATGAAATCGCTACAAAAATTCGCCGCGGTCCACGCTTCCTTTCACAACCACTTCAACTCGGAACGCCACCTCGTCGACAGACAGACATTCAAGCTTCGCCGCTCGGCAGCTCTCGCCGAGTGGCAATCGCTTATGGGATGAGTCTCAGCTCGGGCCTGGGCCCACTTTGCCAAACGGAGAGCAGTTCGCAACGGACTGACAGCACCGATCAGGTCGATAAACGCTCTGCTGCAGTCATGCGCGCTGCCAAACCGCGCAGCAGCTATGTCTATTGGGGCAAGGGCATTTCCATCCCGGGAGACCACGCCTCACGCCTGACTGGCAGTTTTGCAATCACGGCGGATATCGACAGCGGACATGCGCCCGCCAATGGCGTTTTGGCGGCGCTGGGTGGGCATTTTGCAGGCTGGAGTTTCTTCCTTAGGGATGGCTATCCGATTGTCGTGATGGCTGGATCGACGCAGGCCAGCCGGATTTACCGGGTGGCGGGCGGCGAAGCCGTCCCGTCGGGCGCATCCAATGTTCGCTATGCATTCGTGTCTGATGGTGGCCCGGGCAAGGGGGGGACGATGACGATC
This genomic window from Caenibius tardaugens NBRC 16725 contains:
- a CDS encoding IS3 family transposase (programmed frameshift); its protein translation is MIKHSEEFKQEAVRIALTSGLPRDRVASDLGIGKSTLNKWVSHYRPSDLVTAPQADLARENERPRLENRVLREEREVPKKGNSVLREPKAVRFAFVHSWRHRWPVELMCRVLQVSERGYRSWRSRPISHRERTDMKVLAHIREQYSLSLGSYGRPRMTMELKEVGLDVGERRVGRLMRINAIKPVRTRRHKVTTDSHHRLGVAANWLDGDFAADAPNRKWAGDITYIWTSEGWLYLAVILDLHSRRVVGWAVSDRMKKDLAIRALDMAVRLRQPPEGCLFHSDRGSQYCSYDYQKKLQAYGLRPSMNGKGNCYDNASVETFFKSLKAELIWRQSWPTRRQAEAAIFQYINGFYNPRRRHSYLGGISPLAFEAKVA
- a CDS encoding IS6 family transposase, translating into MSKTRNPFRYFHSSPEVIRLVVMMYVRFPLSLRNVEDLLFERGIDLCHETVRLWWNRFGPLFAADIRRQRVQRMRGFPHWRWHLDEMYVRLNGEMVYLWRAVDHEGEVLESYVTKKRDKAAALRFMKKTLKRHGQTDKIVTDGLRCYPAAMKDLGNLECREVGRYLNNRVENSHLPFRRRERAMQRFRQMKSLQKFAAVHASFHNHFNSERHLVDRQTFKLRRSAALAEWQSLMG